Proteins encoded by one window of Erysipelothrix rhusiopathiae:
- a CDS encoding phosphate acyltransferase, protein MKNFVELEARLVRERMTQKRLALVCADEVNTLEAVIDMEERGYIKPILLGNKEAIQDVIRENNLAVNYEIIHCDQPREAAQKAVALAKAGEVDLIMKGLIQTSDLLSAVVKRETGIREQKVLSHVALVEIPFKETMYIMSDGGMIPTPNFDQKVGIIENSIQLAHALGIEEPKVALLDAAEHTNPHIQSSVDSETLSQREWEHAIVEGPISLDLAVSKYAAEIKKWDGRIQGDANILITPDIISGNILGKVGTLFTDGKMAGVIQGAKVPIILTSRGSNRDEKINSILLACSIAKGDL, encoded by the coding sequence ATGAAAAATTTTGTAGAATTGGAGGCACGTTTAGTACGAGAACGCATGACGCAAAAGCGTCTTGCGCTTGTATGTGCGGATGAAGTGAATACACTTGAAGCAGTCATCGATATGGAAGAACGTGGGTATATCAAACCAATTCTTCTGGGAAATAAAGAAGCAATTCAAGATGTAATTCGTGAAAACAATCTTGCGGTGAATTACGAAATTATTCATTGTGATCAACCTCGCGAAGCAGCTCAAAAAGCAGTTGCACTTGCGAAAGCAGGAGAAGTTGATCTCATTATGAAAGGGTTAATTCAAACCAGTGATTTATTATCCGCGGTTGTAAAACGCGAAACAGGGATTCGCGAGCAAAAAGTGCTATCACACGTTGCGCTTGTAGAAATTCCATTTAAAGAAACGATGTATATTATGAGTGATGGTGGCATGATTCCTACACCTAATTTTGATCAAAAGGTAGGGATCATTGAAAACAGTATTCAACTTGCTCACGCTTTAGGGATTGAAGAACCTAAAGTAGCATTGTTGGATGCTGCAGAGCATACGAATCCTCATATTCAATCTTCCGTTGATTCAGAAACCTTAAGTCAACGTGAATGGGAACATGCAATTGTGGAAGGACCTATATCCCTCGATCTTGCTGTATCAAAATATGCTGCAGAGATTAAAAAATGGGATGGTCGTATCCAAGGTGATGCCAACATTCTTATTACTCCAGATATTATAAGTGGAAATATTTTGGGTAAAGTTGGAACACTTTTCACCGATGGGAAAATGGCGGGTGTAATTCAAGGTGCGAAAGTGCCCATAATTTTAACATCTCGCGGTTCAAATCGTGATGAAAAAATTAACTCAATCTTACTTGCGTGTTCGATTGCGAAAGGGGATTTATAA
- a CDS encoding dihydrolipoamide acetyltransferase family protein — MNYKFNLPDLGEGITESEILLWHVKEGDVIKTDDPLFEVQNDKTTIEVPSPVKGTIKKVLVEAGVVAKVGATLVEIEVDASDLPKDAKQEETPSVEKTEVETKVAPVVSQGKARAIPSVRKYAREKGIDIALVTPTGKHNTVTKEDIDNFTGEAGEVATPQVTTPKEVVKAPVQTVGTDGLRREKMTPMRKATMQAMVHSTSSIPRVTVFTNINVSKLVEHRDMYKDYAKAEGARLTYTAYFVKAAVTMLKKYPIFNAMVDAEKGEIIYRDAINIGVATNTDAGLYVPNIKNADTKNLFEISKEIETNARLAQEGKLPMDAMRDGSFTITNVGGMSSDGVYSTPIINAPEVGILGTAKIEMEPYVTEDMTVAIAPFMKLSFTFDHRIIDGVEAQHALDELKKVLSDPNKLVLEG, encoded by the coding sequence ATGAATTATAAATTTAATTTACCCGATCTCGGTGAAGGAATTACCGAAAGTGAAATTTTACTTTGGCATGTAAAAGAAGGGGATGTCATTAAAACTGATGATCCACTCTTTGAAGTTCAAAATGATAAAACTACAATTGAAGTGCCATCCCCTGTTAAGGGAACAATTAAGAAAGTTCTTGTGGAAGCAGGAGTCGTAGCGAAAGTAGGTGCTACGCTTGTGGAAATTGAAGTGGATGCTTCAGATTTACCTAAAGATGCGAAACAAGAAGAAACACCAAGTGTTGAAAAAACGGAAGTGGAAACCAAAGTGGCTCCTGTTGTTAGTCAAGGGAAAGCACGAGCAATTCCATCAGTTCGTAAATATGCACGAGAAAAAGGGATTGATATTGCCCTTGTAACGCCAACAGGAAAACATAATACCGTTACAAAAGAAGATATAGATAACTTTACTGGAGAAGCAGGTGAAGTGGCAACGCCACAAGTCACAACACCAAAAGAAGTTGTGAAAGCTCCGGTACAAACAGTGGGTACAGATGGCTTACGTCGTGAAAAAATGACACCAATGCGTAAAGCAACAATGCAAGCAATGGTTCATTCCACATCATCCATCCCACGTGTTACGGTATTTACCAATATTAATGTATCCAAATTGGTGGAACACCGTGATATGTATAAAGATTATGCGAAAGCAGAAGGTGCACGTTTAACGTATACGGCATATTTTGTGAAAGCAGCCGTAACCATGTTGAAGAAATATCCAATCTTCAATGCGATGGTTGATGCAGAAAAAGGTGAGATCATCTACCGTGATGCAATCAATATCGGTGTCGCAACGAATACCGACGCAGGACTTTATGTACCAAATATTAAAAATGCAGATACAAAAAATCTCTTTGAGATTTCAAAAGAAATTGAAACAAATGCACGTTTAGCTCAAGAAGGAAAACTACCAATGGATGCAATGCGTGATGGTTCATTCACAATCACAAATGTTGGTGGGATGTCATCAGATGGTGTTTACTCAACACCAATTATCAATGCACCTGAAGTGGGAATTTTAGGAACCGCGAAAATTGAAATGGAACCATATGTTACAGAAGACATGACTGTCGCAATCGCACCATTTATGAAACTATCCTTTACCTTTGATCACCGTATTATCGACGGTGTGGAAGCACAACATGCTTTAGATGAACTTAAAAAAGTTCTAAGCGACCCAAACAAGCTTGTATTGGAGGGGTAA
- the lpdA gene encoding dihydrolipoyl dehydrogenase encodes MVVGDFAKQADVIVIGSGPGGYVAAIRAAQLGKKVTIIERDEIGGACLNVGCIPSKAMIHASSEYAKTQTNTPFGLSYGKTSFDMKQAKAWKDKEVVKTLTSGIGALLKKNKIEIVKGEAHFMSEDKIRVVNDMDVQTFSFKDVIIATGSRPIEIPGFKFGKRILDSTGALNLEVVPKSLTIVGGGYIGCELAGVFANLGTEVTILEGAPNILPLFEKDLSAYVVDNFKQKNVTIHTNVKAESAKVENDLVTVTYSQEGKSVTHQSEYVLVTVGRRPNTDDLGLEYAGVTVGQRGLIEVNDQGLTNVAHIYAIGDIIPGPALAHKASYEAKVVAEVIAGKTAGFDYTVIPSVSYTHPEIAVVGMNAVEAKDQGIQAKAFKFPYAANGRALSMDDTQGFVRLTVETETGFILGAEIVGAQASELLAELTMAIESQLTVEDVSLIIHTHPSLSEMIMDTAELALGYPIHL; translated from the coding sequence ATGGTAGTTGGAGATTTCGCAAAACAAGCAGATGTCATTGTAATCGGAAGTGGACCGGGTGGTTATGTCGCAGCCATCCGTGCTGCTCAACTTGGAAAAAAAGTTACCATCATCGAACGTGATGAAATCGGTGGCGCATGTCTTAATGTTGGATGTATTCCTTCAAAAGCTATGATTCATGCAAGCAGTGAATATGCAAAAACACAAACAAATACACCATTTGGTTTAAGCTATGGTAAAACAAGTTTTGATATGAAACAAGCAAAAGCTTGGAAAGACAAGGAAGTTGTGAAGACCTTGACTTCAGGCATTGGTGCACTTTTAAAGAAAAACAAAATCGAAATTGTTAAGGGTGAAGCACACTTTATGTCGGAAGATAAAATTCGTGTTGTAAATGACATGGATGTTCAAACATTCTCATTTAAAGATGTGATCATCGCAACTGGAAGTAGACCGATTGAAATACCTGGATTTAAATTTGGTAAACGAATTTTAGATTCTACAGGAGCACTTAACCTCGAAGTTGTACCAAAATCGTTAACCATCGTCGGTGGTGGCTATATTGGTTGTGAACTTGCAGGGGTATTCGCAAACTTGGGTACCGAAGTCACAATTCTTGAAGGTGCGCCAAATATTCTACCGCTTTTTGAGAAAGATTTAAGTGCTTATGTTGTGGATAATTTTAAACAAAAAAATGTAACGATCCATACAAATGTGAAGGCTGAATCCGCAAAAGTTGAAAATGACCTGGTAACAGTCACTTACAGTCAAGAAGGAAAATCAGTTACTCATCAATCTGAATATGTTTTAGTCACCGTTGGACGTCGTCCAAATACGGATGATTTAGGACTTGAGTATGCCGGTGTCACAGTTGGCCAACGTGGACTGATCGAAGTTAATGATCAAGGACTTACAAATGTTGCTCATATCTATGCAATTGGTGATATTATTCCTGGTCCTGCTCTCGCACACAAGGCTAGCTATGAAGCGAAAGTCGTTGCGGAAGTAATCGCAGGAAAAACAGCTGGATTTGACTATACGGTCATTCCATCAGTAAGTTATACCCATCCTGAAATTGCGGTTGTCGGAATGAATGCTGTAGAAGCAAAAGATCAAGGCATTCAAGCGAAAGCTTTCAAATTCCCTTATGCCGCAAATGGTCGTGCGTTATCCATGGATGATACACAAGGATTTGTTCGACTTACTGTAGAGACTGAAACAGGATTTATCCTAGGGGCTGAAATTGTAGGCGCACAAGCAAGTGAATTGCTTGCGGAGCTTACCATGGCAATCGAATCTCAATTAACGGTTGAGGATGTATCGTTGATCATTCATACACATCCTAGTTTATCGGAAATGATAATGGATACTGCAGAATTGGCTCTGGGTTATCCCATCCATCTCTAG
- a CDS encoding PTS transporter subunit IIC encodes MKKIFDKGFGMKILNGVAIGSVVVLIPGALLNEIFKALLPIFPQGQFVLTATSFGMILMGVVIGVAVSMMFKFTPIQTASVGMATAFASGGWKLAEDGTFMLKGSGDIINMALTATFAVILILAVADKFKAYAMLLTPTLVLIVAGGLGMITLPYVQMITGAMAHLISNLLQLQPLLMSILVSMIFAMMIVSPLSTVGIALAVNLSGVGSAAANVGICAAAFGLAITGWKSNELGTKIALMLGSPKMAMPNVMKKPKIMIPVLCNAALSAIVVVLLNQQGTPMSAGFGISGLIGPINAINLAGGWTLGNIINAVLAFMIMPIGLAIVFRKVFTEVKPIVAVDDYHIEVQ; translated from the coding sequence ATGAAAAAAATATTTGATAAAGGATTTGGAATGAAAATACTGAATGGGGTGGCGATAGGTTCGGTTGTAGTTTTGATTCCTGGTGCCTTGCTTAATGAAATCTTTAAAGCGCTCTTACCCATTTTTCCACAAGGTCAATTTGTTTTAACGGCAACATCTTTCGGAATGATTCTCATGGGTGTTGTGATTGGTGTGGCTGTTTCAATGATGTTTAAGTTTACGCCAATTCAAACGGCATCAGTAGGGATGGCAACCGCATTCGCATCCGGTGGATGGAAACTTGCGGAAGATGGAACGTTTATGCTTAAAGGCAGTGGTGACATTATTAATATGGCACTTACCGCAACCTTTGCAGTAATCTTAATCCTTGCGGTTGCAGATAAATTTAAAGCATATGCCATGCTATTAACACCAACGCTTGTATTAATTGTTGCGGGTGGTTTGGGAATGATTACACTCCCATATGTTCAAATGATTACAGGTGCAATGGCACACTTGATCAGTAACCTTCTTCAGCTACAACCACTTCTCATGTCGATACTTGTATCCATGATCTTTGCGATGATGATTGTTTCCCCACTCTCTACAGTTGGGATTGCGCTCGCAGTTAACTTATCCGGTGTTGGATCAGCAGCAGCCAATGTGGGAATTTGTGCAGCTGCATTTGGTCTTGCGATTACAGGTTGGAAATCAAATGAACTTGGAACAAAAATTGCTTTAATGTTAGGTTCACCTAAAATGGCGATGCCTAATGTTATGAAAAAACCAAAAATTATGATTCCTGTTCTATGTAATGCGGCACTAAGTGCTATTGTGGTTGTTTTACTTAATCAACAAGGTACGCCCATGTCAGCGGGATTTGGGATTAGTGGACTCATAGGACCCATCAATGCAATTAACCTTGCTGGTGGATGGACTTTAGGGAATATCATCAATGCAGTTCTTGCCTTTATGATAATGCCAATCGGTCTTGCGATTGTATTCAGAAAAGTCTTTACTGAAGTGAAGCCGATTGTAGCAGTGGATGATTATCATATTGAGGTACAATAA
- a CDS encoding alpha-ketoacid dehydrogenase subunit beta, with amino-acid sequence MAVKNMVEAITDGLEVMLENDEKVLIFGEDVGKNGGVFRATDGLQAKFGEDRVFDTPLAESGILGLSIGLGVEGFRPLPEIQFFGFITEAIDSITNQMARMRYRTEGQLFAPITIRSPYGGGVATPEIHSDSYEGMIAQMPGMRVVVPSNPYDAKGLLISSIKSNDPVLFLEHLKLYRGEKVEVPEGIYEVPLDKANIVREGTDISIVSYGAMVVEARKAADILAEEGISVEVVDLRTIAPLDMETIGTSVSKTGRVLVVQEAQRIAGVASHVMSEISERFFLDLVAPVSRVTAPDTTYPLPQVEQIWLPNAQDIVTSARKLVQEY; translated from the coding sequence ATGGCTGTTAAGAATATGGTAGAAGCAATTACGGATGGACTTGAAGTAATGCTTGAAAATGATGAAAAAGTTTTAATTTTTGGAGAAGATGTTGGGAAAAACGGAGGGGTTTTCCGTGCTACCGATGGTCTTCAAGCAAAATTTGGAGAAGATCGTGTTTTTGATACACCGCTTGCGGAATCGGGAATCTTAGGGCTTTCAATCGGTTTAGGTGTTGAAGGATTTAGACCGCTTCCTGAAATTCAATTCTTTGGATTTATTACAGAAGCAATTGACTCCATTACCAACCAAATGGCTCGTATGCGTTACCGTACCGAAGGTCAATTATTTGCACCGATTACGATTCGTAGTCCTTACGGTGGTGGTGTCGCAACTCCTGAAATTCACTCAGATAGTTATGAGGGAATGATTGCACAAATGCCTGGGATGCGGGTTGTAGTTCCATCAAACCCTTATGATGCGAAAGGACTCTTAATTTCATCCATTAAAAGTAATGACCCTGTGTTGTTCTTAGAACACTTGAAACTGTATCGTGGTGAAAAAGTAGAAGTACCTGAAGGGATTTATGAAGTACCGCTTGATAAAGCAAATATTGTTCGTGAAGGAACAGACATCTCAATTGTTTCATATGGAGCGATGGTGGTGGAGGCACGTAAAGCTGCAGATATCCTTGCGGAAGAAGGCATTAGCGTTGAAGTTGTTGACCTACGTACCATTGCACCTTTAGATATGGAAACAATCGGAACATCTGTTTCAAAAACAGGACGTGTATTGGTTGTTCAAGAAGCACAACGTATTGCAGGGGTAGCGAGTCATGTTATGTCTGAAATCAGTGAACGTTTCTTCTTAGACCTTGTAGCTCCTGTATCACGTGTAACAGCGCCCGATACAACATATCCTTTACCACAAGTGGAACAAATTTGGTTACCCAATGCACAGGATATCGTTACATCAGCACGTAAATTAGTACAGGAATATTAG
- a CDS encoding LysR family transcriptional regulator, which produces MEIRELKYFIAVIEAGSFTAAAKTLHMTQPALSWNIKQLEAKLETQLIERTQTGVSVTESGQVFYDGAKDVVAHLNRLDRLMKSEAQRIRRKIRFGLTILSSINYMDQFQGYVGKYPQVELNFVQRGSKEIQDMLIQDKLDAALISEPIYYSKLEENAKRLEGYYYDVGVVVAKDHPLANRERLTLRDIMTESFALVSDAYAIGQEVPRRCKELGFIPAINYRNDNWEVVLEHVAAYGSVTILPVDLQHIIARDDVEWIELDDEISRFHLQLVINYDKTNVDEYAIFQNLYEELMVNH; this is translated from the coding sequence ATGGAAATTAGAGAGTTGAAATACTTTATTGCTGTTATTGAAGCAGGGAGTTTTACTGCTGCCGCTAAAACGTTACACATGACGCAACCTGCCCTCAGTTGGAACATCAAACAACTTGAGGCGAAACTTGAAACGCAACTCATTGAGCGTACTCAAACTGGCGTCAGTGTAACAGAAAGTGGGCAAGTGTTTTACGATGGTGCGAAAGATGTTGTTGCACATCTCAATCGCTTGGATCGATTAATGAAGTCTGAAGCACAACGCATCCGCCGTAAAATTCGATTTGGACTTACCATCCTTTCTTCCATTAACTATATGGATCAATTCCAAGGATATGTCGGCAAATATCCACAAGTAGAATTAAATTTTGTGCAACGTGGTTCTAAGGAAATTCAAGACATGCTCATCCAAGATAAATTGGATGCTGCTTTAATTTCAGAACCTATTTACTACTCAAAACTTGAAGAAAATGCAAAGCGTTTGGAAGGGTATTACTATGATGTTGGTGTGGTGGTCGCTAAAGATCATCCGCTTGCTAACCGTGAACGCCTAACGCTTCGAGATATTATGACGGAATCTTTTGCACTAGTCTCAGATGCCTATGCAATTGGTCAAGAAGTACCACGTCGTTGTAAAGAACTTGGCTTTATTCCGGCAATCAATTATCGTAATGACAACTGGGAAGTAGTATTGGAACATGTCGCTGCATATGGTTCTGTGACAATTCTTCCAGTAGATCTCCAACATATCATTGCACGTGATGATGTGGAGTGGATTGAGTTGGATGACGAGATCAGTCGTTTTCATCTACAACTTGTAATTAATTACGATAAAACAAACGTGGATGAGTATGCAATATTTCAAAATTTATATGAAGAACTGATGGTGAATCATTAA
- the buk gene encoding butyrate kinase, translating to MYILAINPGASSTKFALFNDEQELMRDDLKIPLEKVESYKTLEDQLEDRYVSIYDALVDHGFDPKKVEIAVGRGGILPPVEAGAIAVTDTLIDYLLHKAEVIHPANLGASIAQKFVDQAENCTAYIYDPISVDQMDPIARISGLKGIERKSIGHMLNSRAVAIEHAKSLQTPYNKLNMIVVHAGSGITVTAHKQGRMIDLVGDDEGAFSPERSGGLPLRPFMNLCYNNDKEAVTKLTRHQGGLISYFETNDVRSVEAMIEEGHDEAALVLEAMAYQIAKSIGTLSTVLEGKVDSIVISGGFARSNRMMNWIEERVSFIAPVAIYPGEFELEALASGGLRAFHKLETTHYFE from the coding sequence ATGTATATTCTAGCAATCAATCCTGGGGCCAGCTCAACAAAGTTCGCACTATTTAATGACGAACAGGAACTCATGCGTGATGACCTAAAAATACCTTTAGAAAAAGTAGAATCTTATAAAACTTTAGAAGATCAATTGGAAGACCGTTATGTTTCAATTTATGATGCGTTGGTTGATCATGGATTTGATCCAAAAAAAGTTGAAATTGCAGTGGGGCGTGGCGGTATTTTGCCACCGGTTGAAGCCGGTGCAATTGCAGTTACCGACACACTCATTGATTACCTCTTACATAAAGCAGAAGTCATTCACCCTGCAAACTTAGGTGCTTCGATCGCTCAGAAATTTGTAGATCAAGCAGAAAACTGTACGGCGTATATTTACGATCCGATCTCCGTCGATCAAATGGATCCAATTGCCCGTATCTCTGGGTTAAAGGGTATTGAACGTAAAAGTATTGGACACATGTTAAATTCGCGTGCTGTTGCCATAGAACACGCGAAATCCCTTCAAACTCCTTATAACAAACTCAACATGATTGTTGTCCATGCTGGTAGTGGTATTACTGTCACAGCACACAAACAAGGTCGTATGATTGATCTTGTCGGTGATGATGAAGGTGCTTTTTCACCTGAACGAAGTGGTGGTTTACCCTTACGTCCCTTTATGAATCTATGCTATAATAATGACAAGGAAGCGGTTACAAAACTAACCCGTCATCAAGGTGGTCTTATCTCATATTTTGAGACCAACGATGTCCGAAGTGTCGAAGCAATGATTGAAGAGGGTCATGATGAAGCAGCGCTCGTTTTAGAAGCAATGGCTTATCAAATTGCGAAAAGTATCGGTACGCTAAGTACTGTGCTTGAAGGCAAGGTTGATAGTATCGTGATCAGTGGGGGATTTGCACGTTCGAATCGAATGATGAATTGGATTGAAGAACGTGTATCGTTTATTGCACCGGTTGCGATTTATCCGGGAGAATTTGAACTTGAAGCACTCGCTTCGGGAGGATTAAGAGCATTTCATAAACTCGAAACCACTCATTATTTCGAATAG